In the genome of Magnolia sinica isolate HGM2019 chromosome 2, MsV1, whole genome shotgun sequence, one region contains:
- the LOC131236638 gene encoding NAC domain-containing protein 35-like, giving the protein MAIAASMSHDDEKDGHEHDVVMPGFRFHPTEEELIEFYLRRKVEGKRFNVELITFLDLYRYDPWELPAMAAIGEKEWYFYVPRDRKYRNGDRPNRVTTSGYWKATGADRTIRTESLRSIGLKKTLVFYSGKAPKGIRTSWIMNEYRLPQNETDRYQKAEISLCRVYKRAGVEDHCPLPNSLSSKPSSSRGVQSNRKHNTDLQATTSSQTPRLNSSLIGKLDEAGSSTSATDDDGTELGLSRHKAFGAMDPGAPMNSTSIEDDVSLLHSKQASSLLPTCTLLPPSSSSIPVTAIDELRRLVDYQHIYTHHPAHILPPSSSSQPPFLSLNNQPNSMPTFSDKLWEWNPIPDANRDYTSYK; this is encoded by the exons ATGGCAATTGCAGCTTCTATGAGCCACGATGACGAAAAGGATGGCCACGAGCATGATGTTGTCATGCCAGGCTTCCGCTTCCACCCCACCGAAGAAGAGCTTATCGAATTCTACCTCCGCCGCAAGGTCGAAGGGAAGAGATTCAATGTTGAGCTCATTACCTTTCTCGATCTATACCGATATGACCCGTGGGAGCTACCTG CGATGGCGGCTATCGGGGAGAAGGAATGGTACTTCTATGTGCCTAGGGATCGCAAGTACCGGAACGGGGATCGACCCAATCGGGTGACGACTTCTGGATACTGGAAGGCGACGGGAGCTGATCGGACGATCCGGACTGAGAGTTTGAGGTCAATTGGGCTGAAGAAGACACTAGTCTTCTACTCTGGGAAAGCTCCCAAAGGCATTCGAACTAGTTGGATCATGAACGAGTACCGGTTGCCCCAGAATGAGACCGACCGGTATCAAAAG GCTGAAATCTCGCTTTGCCGAGTCTACAAACGAGCAGGAGTAGAAGACCACTGCCCACTCCCCAATTCACTCTCTTCGAAGCCTTCCTCATCAAGAGGGGTGCAATCAAACAGAAAACACAACACAGATCTTCAGGCTACAACAAGCTCCCAAACTCCAAGATTGAATTCGTCATTGATAGGGAAGTTGGACGAAGCAGGCAGTAGCACCTCTGCCACCGATGATGATGGGACCGAGCTTGGGTTATCCAGGCATAAAGCTTTTGGTGCAATGGATCCGGGAGCGCCCATGAATTCCACCTCGATAGAAGACGATGTGTCTCTACTGCATTCAAAGCAAGCAAGCTCTTTACTCCCAACCTGCACTCTCCttcctccttcctcttcttctattcCGGTGACCGCCATCGATGAACTCCGCAGACTAGTAGATTACCAACACATTTACACACATCATCCTGCCCATATCCTTCCGCCGTCTTCTTCATCCCAACCACCATTTCTATCTCTCAACAACCAACCCAACTCGATGCCGACCTTCTCAGACAAGCTATGGGAGTGGAATCCCATCCCAGATGCTAACAGAGACTACACTAGTTACAAATAA